In the Mus pahari chromosome 19, PAHARI_EIJ_v1.1, whole genome shotgun sequence genome, one interval contains:
- the LOC110336678 gene encoding ubiquitin carboxyl-terminal hydrolase 29, protein MLFCEERMAHLKINGLVQIRSTNRSKHTRASQWKEAVIEIVERKQKVNLVVSFKLEERRRVFQLGDNVTGVVVSGELGLYHLDLTLRDDTSLLIDKLSSADVEHLKSFLDSSTPCESQQPMEPMSSQDDLESSDPFFREHQEAACGSLNTTPESGTPLSRKMPLSMSNTTGGQKRGEKQGRKRKTEPSSSSVEVNKDIPKENTPEQKKKSRRYYSRNRGGKAEKAVTLREQEKRNNWKLEPAFNSKSYGRANLDGTILPIATCSDDRDVSIFGLEIITHNGVQSLPDPYLNQLKREGFPNLGNTCYMNSILQSVFGIPTFAKDLLTQGIPWEKVSYDDLIMPLSQLLVLKDIRDVEIKGELLTSVKKSISTVADTFSGNEQNDAHEFLSLCLDQLKLNMEKVNAMWDTERRNTCGTKRFVCPVGANFEFELHSSIICEGCGEATIKTEVSNYLSIDLHHGTKTHPLSIQKSFDLFFTPEKIEHNCEKCKNRNSVLKYTLRRLPRVLIVHLKRYQVTTDLLPVKSEQPVEISKYLNISSHCHENRKLPLPLATTSPDISQGIMPGIFNQSMSSKKMTSESCDPMVLQVGSSVDAEIQSFQIMYEDEDTSEGQQQRGLESGSMLEPELVKAENRILRQKTSLATDSMMGDGYSFLPMLCEPLSIQDPGLAEMGLQEVPENPEFKSYEKINIYGKSDGRTNTELSKLYRNHGSRIKGLFLPASLASVSSQEDPEKDLSRSPELQEDDPHSFAFGSDDSKDGEMGDDLQNYRLVSVVSHFGSSPNSGHYVSDVYDFQRQAWLLYSDVQVFESSDPSIQENRLNSGYIFFYMHNEIFEELLKKASECKVLSTSKEEKRDIDYFSTLLNGLTYILEEF, encoded by the coding sequence ATGCTTTTTTGTGAAGAAAGAATGGCTCACCTAAAGATAAATGGTTTGGTCCAGATCCGCAGCACAAACAGGAGCAAGCACACCAGGGCATCTCAGTGGAAAGAAGCAGTCATCGAAATagtagaaagaaaacagaaagttaatCTGGTGGTTTCTTTCAAattggaagaaaggagaagggttTTTCAGCTGGGTGATAATGTTACAGGTGTAGTGGTTAGTGGCGAGCTGGGACTGTACCATCTGGATTTAACTTTGAGAGACGACACATCCTTACTCATCGACAAGTTATCCTCCGCAGATGTTGAACATCTGAAGTCATTCCTGGATTCGTCCACTCCATGTGAATCCCAGCAACCTATGGAGCCCATGAGTagtcaggatgaccttgaaagcAGTGATCCATTTTTCAGGGAGCACCAGGAGGCAGCCTGCGGATCCCTGAACACCACTCCAGAAAGTGGGACACCACTGTCCCGCAAGATGCCACTTTCTATGTCCAACACCACAGGTGgccagaagagaggagaaaaacaaggcagaaagaggaagacagaaccATCCTCATCCAGCGTGGAAGTGAACAAAGACATTCCCAAAGAAAATACTCctgaacaaaagaagaaatccaGGCGATATTACTCCAGGAACAGAGGTGGCAAAGCAGAGAAAGCCGTGACCTTAAGAGAACAAGAAAAGCGTAACAATTGGAAACTTGAACCTGCTTTCAATTCAAAATCCTATGGAAGGGCTAACCTAGACGGCACAATCCTTCCGATTGCGACATGCTCAGATGACAGAGATGTATCAATATTTGGACTGGAGATTATAACACACAACGGAGTCCAATCACTTCCTGACCCTTACCTAAACCAACTAAAGCGTGAAGGCTTCCCGAATTTGGGGAATACTTGCTACATGAATTCCATTTTACAATCTGTCTTTGGGATTCCAACCTTTGCAAAGGACTTACTCACTCAAGGCATACCATGGGAGAAAGTCTCCTACGATGACCTTATCATGCCCTTGAGCCAGCTTCTTGTCTTGAAAGACATTCGGGATGTAGAGATCAAGGGGGAGTTACTCACCAGTGTGAAGAAGTCCATTTCCACAGTTGCAGACACATTCTCGGGCAATGAACAGAACGATGCCCATGAGTTTTTAAGTCTGTGTTTAGACCAGCTGAAACTGAACATGGAAAAAGTAAATGCCATGTGGGATACTGAGAGGAGAAACACATGTGGCACCAAAAGGTTTGTTTGTCCCGTTGGTGCTAATTTTGAATTTGAGCTGCATAGCTCCATCATCTGTGAAGGCTGTGGTGAGGCTACTATCAAAACCGAAGTGAGTAATTACCTCTCCATTGACCTGCACCACGGGACAAAAACACACCCTCTATCAATTCAAAAGTCTTTTGATCTTTTCTTTACACCAGAAAAAATTGAGCATAACTGTGAGAAGTGCAAGAACAGGAATTCTGTTCTCAAGTACACATTGAGGCGACTCCCCAGGGTCCTCATTGTTCATCTGAAACGCTACCAAGTTACCACTGACTTGTTGCCGGTGAAGAGTGAGCAGCCAGTTGAGATttcaaagtatttaaatatatcttcCCACTGCCATGAAAACAGGAAGCTACCACTTCCCTTGGCTACTACATCACCAGATATCTCTCAAGGGATTATGCCTGGGATCTTCAACCAGTCAATGTCATCTAAGAAGATGACTTCAGAATCCTGTGACCCCATGGTTCTACAGGTTGGATCCAGTGTGGATGCTGAGATACAAAGCTTCCAGATAATGTATGAGGATGAAGATACAAGTGAGGGGCAGCAGCAGAGAGGCCTGGAAAGTGGTTCCATGCTGGAGCCAGAACTAGTGAAGGCAGAAAACAGGATACTCAGACAAAAGACATCACTAGCAACTGACTCAATGATGGGTGATGGATACAGCTTCCTTCCTATGCTCTGTGAGCCTCTGAGCATCCAAGATCCAGGTCTTGCAGAGATGGGTCTTCAAGAggttccagagaatccagaatTTAAGAGCTATGAGAAAATTAACATATATGGAAAGTCAGATGGCCGCACTAACACTGAGTTGTCAAAACTCTACCGGAATCATGGAAGTCGAATCAAGGGTTTGTTTCTGCCGGCATCCCTTGCAAGCGTTAGCTCCCAGGAAGACCCAGAGAAGGACCTGAGTAGGTCTCCAGAACTGCAGGAAGATGACCCACATTCCTTTGCatttggttctgatgattccaaagatggggagatgggagatgaTCTTCAGAATTACAGGCTCGTCAGTGTTGTCAGCCACTTCGGGAGCTCCCCAAATTCAGGCCATTACGTAAGTGATGTGTATGACTTTCAAAGGCAAGCCTGGCTCCTTTACAGTGATGTCCAAGTGTTCGAGAGTTCAGATCCCTCCATTCAGGAGAACAGGCTAAACAGCGGATACATCTTCTTTTACATGCATAATGAGATTTTTGAGGAACTGTTGAAAAAGGCATCCGAGTGCAAGGTCCTTAGCACATctaaagaggaaaagagggacaTAGACTACTTCTCAACATTGCTTAACGGCCTTACATACATCCTGGAAGAATTCTAA
- the LOC115062604 gene encoding zinc finger protein 550-like isoform X1, with the protein MEGTAVSSPASFRVTEPRPDGRGEVFLRSAKRSIHLTPPPESPTMVAGKDHTQVSLTFEDVAVAFTQEEWGQLDPAQKPVHQEMMLEIYGLLVSLEVLQYNP; encoded by the exons ATGGAAGGTACGGCGGTCTCGAGTCCAGCCAGTTTCCGTGTCACCGAGCCAAGGCCTGACGGGCGTGGGGAGGTTTTCCTGAGGTCTGCAAAGCGCTCCATCCATCTCACCCCGCCCCCGGAAAGTCCGACGATGGTGGCCGGGAAGGACCACACACAG GTATCTCTGACCTTTGAAGATGTGGCCGTGGctttcacccaagaggagtgggGACAGTTGGACCCTGCTCAAAAACCTGTGCACCAGGAGATGATGCTGGAAATCTATGGGCTTCTGGTCTCTCTGG
- the LOC115062604 gene encoding zinc finger protein 550-like isoform X2: MEGTAVSSPASFRVTEPRPDGRGEVFLRSAKRSIHLTPPPESPTMVAGKDHTQVSLTFEDVAVAFTQEEWGQLDPAQKPVHQEMMLEIYGLLVSLAP; the protein is encoded by the exons ATGGAAGGTACGGCGGTCTCGAGTCCAGCCAGTTTCCGTGTCACCGAGCCAAGGCCTGACGGGCGTGGGGAGGTTTTCCTGAGGTCTGCAAAGCGCTCCATCCATCTCACCCCGCCCCCGGAAAGTCCGACGATGGTGGCCGGGAAGGACCACACACAG GTATCTCTGACCTTTGAAGATGTGGCCGTGGctttcacccaagaggagtgggGACAGTTGGACCCTGCTCAAAAACCTGTGCACCAGGAGATGATGCTGGAAATCTATGGGCTTCTGGTCTCTCTGG